The Methylomarinum vadi genome has a window encoding:
- a CDS encoding CRISPR-associated endonuclease Cas1 — MRRALYLQGRTGMTVEYDEPALVVTEPDKSRLLFPLVRVSRVVVCGEVEWNMAALFACADAGIAVVFMSASGELRGRWLGSLAERPRLLQQFTELLRGPDASLHYQDWFAAMRRMAVRSAARRLRFADWQTADADSLRHWLQRELPDDWWLAGDILRGYLLSFAIQYLGDFGLDGGDTGIDSAGVRLADDLAGLLLWDFYPVLVSRHTSFAEGPDKRYLAGLVDKRGRRVEQLLRGLLNRLHRCLSEAP; from the coding sequence ATGAGGCGGGCTTTGTATCTGCAGGGCAGGACAGGCATGACCGTGGAATACGACGAGCCGGCGCTGGTCGTGACCGAGCCGGACAAAAGCCGTTTGCTGTTTCCGCTGGTTCGCGTGTCGAGGGTCGTGGTGTGCGGCGAAGTCGAGTGGAATATGGCGGCTTTGTTCGCCTGCGCGGATGCCGGCATCGCGGTTGTCTTCATGAGTGCCAGTGGGGAGTTGCGCGGCCGCTGGCTGGGGAGCCTGGCCGAAAGGCCTCGGTTGTTGCAGCAATTCACCGAGTTGCTGCGCGGTCCGGATGCTTCGCTACATTATCAAGACTGGTTCGCCGCCATGAGGCGCATGGCGGTCAGGAGTGCCGCCAGGCGCTTGCGTTTCGCGGATTGGCAAACGGCGGACGCCGACAGTCTGCGCCATTGGTTGCAACGCGAACTGCCGGATGATTGGTGGTTGGCGGGGGATATATTGCGAGGCTATTTGCTGAGTTTTGCGATCCAGTATCTGGGCGATTTCGGCCTGGATGGCGGAGATACAGGCATCGATTCTGCCGGCGTGCGATTGGCGGACGATTTGGCCGGGTTGCTGCTATGGGATTTTTATCCGGTGTTGGTTTCGCGCCATACATCTTTTGCCGAGGGACCGGATAAGCGGTATTTAGCAGGGCTGGTGGACAAGCGCGGACGGCGGGTCGAGCAGTTGTTGCGGGGATTGTTGAACCGTTTGCATCGGTGTTTGAGCGAGGCGCCCTAA
- the cas2 gene encoding CRISPR-associated endonuclease Cas2 — protein sequence MTANQVRQYLLSYDIADPKRLQKVHRLLKKEGLPVQYSVFSVVSTKSRLDGLLDRIEQIIDDREDDLRCYGLPGKIECRTLGRQYFPDDILLFSKGVNRLVING from the coding sequence ATGACGGCGAACCAAGTCAGGCAGTATTTGCTGAGCTATGATATCGCCGATCCCAAACGGTTGCAGAAAGTGCACCGTTTGTTGAAAAAAGAGGGGTTGCCGGTTCAATATTCGGTTTTTTCGGTGGTGTCGACCAAGTCCCGGCTCGACGGCTTGCTGGACAGGATAGAGCAAATTATCGATGACAGGGAGGACGATCTGCGCTGTTACGGCCTGCCGGGCAAGATCGAGTGCCGGACCTTGGGCCGGCAATATTTTCCGGATGACATTCTGCTGTTCAGCAAGGGCGTCAATCGGTTGGTGATCAATGGATAA
- the cas2 gene encoding CRISPR-associated endonuclease Cas2: MSNRTLFIAAYDIRDSKRLRKALKVVRGYASGGQKSVFECFLTGAERRELLAEIESVIDCEKDSFFLLRLDGRGLVITLGKAVPPQDGSFYYVG; encoded by the coding sequence ATGAGTAATCGCACATTATTTATCGCTGCTTACGATATCCGCGACAGCAAGCGTTTGCGCAAGGCCTTGAAGGTGGTGCGCGGCTACGCCTCGGGCGGACAGAAATCGGTTTTCGAATGTTTCCTGACCGGCGCCGAGCGGCGCGAGTTGCTGGCCGAAATCGAAAGCGTGATCGATTGCGAGAAAGACAGTTTTTTCCTGCTCCGGCTCGACGGCCGAGGGCTCGTGATTACTCTGGGTAAGGCGGTTCCGCCTCAGGATGGCAGTTTTTATTACGTGGGGTAA
- the cas1 gene encoding CRISPR-associated endonuclease Cas1, producing the protein MSTLYLDRKNLALKLDGQALALYEDGGKRGTVPLRMLERVVVRGNVELESRLLGAFAEHRVDVLFLSGRGSRLRAKAFSHSHNDARRRLAQYRVFFEKDRQVELARLLVRGKLEKQRQLLELAALKRPDLRKALAGSLGSLRDIGATLGQSQTVSLGQLRGFEGGAAASYFAAFKQLFAPALGFEQRRKRPPTDPVNACLSLGYTLLHFEAVAVCHMVGLEPMIGFYHEPAFGRESLACDLIEPLRPRLDGLVWSLFRDRRLRTEHFSSDGNGCLMNKAGRKCFYAHYETFAQPVRRLLRLQAHKLARWYLQSENGVLP; encoded by the coding sequence ATGAGTACGTTGTATTTGGACCGGAAGAATCTGGCACTGAAACTGGACGGGCAGGCGCTGGCGTTGTACGAGGACGGCGGCAAGCGGGGCACGGTGCCGTTGCGGATGCTGGAAAGAGTCGTGGTACGAGGCAATGTCGAGCTGGAAAGCAGGCTGTTGGGGGCGTTTGCCGAGCATCGCGTGGATGTGTTGTTTTTGTCGGGGCGCGGCAGTCGGCTTAGGGCGAAGGCGTTTTCCCACAGCCATAACGATGCCAGACGGCGTTTGGCGCAGTACCGGGTGTTTTTCGAGAAGGACAGGCAAGTCGAGCTGGCCCGCCTTCTGGTGCGGGGCAAGCTGGAAAAACAACGGCAGTTGCTGGAATTGGCCGCGTTGAAAAGGCCCGATTTAAGGAAGGCGCTGGCCGGTTCGCTCGGGTCGCTGCGCGATATCGGCGCCACGCTTGGGCAGTCGCAAACGGTTTCGCTGGGGCAGTTGCGGGGTTTCGAGGGCGGCGCGGCGGCGTCTTATTTTGCCGCGTTCAAACAACTGTTCGCGCCGGCGCTGGGCTTCGAGCAGCGTAGGAAAAGGCCGCCCACCGATCCGGTCAATGCCTGCCTGTCGTTGGGCTACACCTTATTGCATTTCGAGGCGGTTGCGGTTTGCCACATGGTGGGCTTGGAACCGATGATCGGCTTTTACCACGAGCCGGCGTTCGGCCGGGAATCGCTGGCCTGCGATTTGATCGAGCCGTTGCGCCCGCGCCTGGACGGTTTGGTCTGGTCCTTGTTCCGCGATCGCCGGCTTAGAACGGAACATTTTTCCAGCGACGGCAATGGCTGTCTGATGAACAAGGCCGGGCGCAAATGTTTTTACGCCCACTACGAAACGTTCGCGCAACCGGTCAGGCGCCTGTTGCGCTTGCAGGCCCATAAATTGGCGCGCTGGTATTTGCAGAGCGAAAACGGTGTGTTGCCATGA
- a CDS encoding Card1-like endonuclease domain-containing protein has product MNSIHLVLISAQAVPNITPILDERFRPDRVIMLVSRDMEARAASLEQIYRPRGVKVGRWPIDDAWDVEHIRNRVVELLSEFEQEDITLNATGGTKPMSIAAYEVFRAFDKPIFYVHPERDRLIWMHPGDRDSVDLADRIKLKEYLQAYGADEVNETYKFGVPPSLRDLTSELIEHIGAYAPALGSLNYFAAFARNAQLRSPEVDADFNGNHAFWELLDLFQQAGLLRRDGKCLVFADDNARFIANGGWLELYAYACCLNVKKSLALQDVGHSIEVSRRHGKNSVLNEMDVAFLKDNRLYLLECKTKRLKGGDRRHDEGAEVLYKLDSLRDLLGGLQAKAMLVSFNPLKPHNRNRARELNIEYCCHQDLKFLEQKIAQWLENGR; this is encoded by the coding sequence ATGAACAGCATCCATCTGGTACTCATCTCCGCGCAGGCGGTGCCCAATATCACGCCGATCCTGGACGAGCGCTTTCGCCCGGACCGGGTCATCATGCTGGTGTCCCGGGATATGGAGGCGCGCGCCGCCAGCCTGGAGCAAATCTATCGCCCTCGCGGCGTCAAGGTCGGCCGCTGGCCGATCGACGACGCCTGGGATGTCGAGCATATCCGCAACCGGGTCGTGGAGTTGCTAAGCGAATTCGAGCAGGAGGACATCACCTTGAACGCCACCGGCGGCACCAAGCCGATGAGTATCGCCGCCTACGAGGTTTTCCGCGCCTTCGACAAACCTATTTTCTATGTCCATCCGGAGCGGGACCGGCTGATTTGGATGCATCCGGGCGACCGGGACAGCGTCGATTTGGCCGACCGCATCAAATTGAAGGAATATTTGCAGGCTTACGGTGCCGACGAGGTCAACGAAACCTACAAGTTCGGCGTGCCGCCATCCTTGCGCGATTTGACCAGCGAGCTGATCGAGCATATCGGGGCCTATGCCCCGGCCCTGGGCAGCCTGAATTATTTCGCCGCGTTCGCCCGCAACGCCCAGTTGCGCAGTCCGGAGGTCGACGCGGATTTCAACGGCAATCATGCCTTTTGGGAACTGCTGGACTTGTTCCAGCAAGCCGGTTTGTTGCGCCGCGATGGCAAATGTCTGGTATTCGCCGATGATAATGCCCGCTTTATTGCCAACGGCGGCTGGCTGGAATTGTATGCCTACGCCTGTTGTTTGAACGTGAAAAAGTCGCTGGCGTTGCAGGATGTCGGCCACAGCATCGAGGTCTCGCGCCGGCACGGCAAAAACAGCGTGTTGAACGAAATGGACGTGGCTTTTTTGAAGGACAATCGCCTGTATCTGCTGGAATGCAAGACCAAGCGCTTGAAAGGCGGCGACCGCAGGCACGACGAAGGCGCCGAGGTGCTGTATAAATTGGATAGCCTGAGGGATTTGCTGGGCGGCCTGCAGGCCAAGGCGATGCTGGTCAGCTTCAACCCGTTGAAACCGCACAATCGCAACCGCGCCCGGGAATTGAACATTGAATATTGCTGCCATCAGGACTTAAAATTCCTGGAGCAGAAAATCGCCCAATGGCTGGAAAATGGACGTTAA
- a CDS encoding CRISPR-associated ring nuclease, with protein sequence MTNILLCTLGASWAVVPEVYGFISPDRLPLYRNHPNRSQLAALLDEYRLQTADEIWICTTQGEATQRSLARLRRWITLLLDAPTLRIWQAGGTDELATQEECRHVQELIVRATLAAHEHARGGQVALSLAGGRKTMSADMQWAATVFGCQALLHVIGAEFTQMPESLRRAEPELFTRALDAEDAAAIMPLVAGQTQRSDLLDIRMDECPAVTAKLFPLPLPEPGGTIVWPAPEQWLERELKRREKTGSRLLGNYFLELSRQEKHENWRGLYRLSPRLINHLRETPLSVNQRAWLERLPKADLHRHLGGCLDLSAQRRVGRALWTSLARRERDGALAAVGPLLRERDNPWPENWTARLKKSPNRSHLAAALLAEAGDEQLLHNLWGVTEPRVALKHRRTFSAYEQPGDLTGSTLLSARAAIPAYADGIVRQCADEGLAYVELRGSPQKYGDGLAFLDDFYRALRLALASLPGPTKPEFRFIIIADRRDPAALQQTIALAVAAKQRWPDFVVGLDMAGDEAIPLTENIGKWFLPAFEVCLPITIHAGEGESASSIWQAAYHLHADRIGPGLSLNDNPGLAERFRNRDICLELCPTSNVEVVGFKVPGNPPTEGYPDYPLMSLWDKGLPLTLCTDNPGISRTSLSNEYLLAARMSEGRLSLWDTLAMIKQGFVHAFLPEQEKEALLKRCDADIYRDLTENPL encoded by the coding sequence ATGACTAATATTTTACTCTGTACCCTCGGCGCCAGTTGGGCGGTGGTGCCGGAAGTTTACGGCTTCATCAGCCCGGACCGGCTGCCGCTGTACCGCAATCATCCCAACCGGTCGCAGTTGGCAGCGTTGTTGGACGAGTACCGGCTGCAGACGGCCGACGAAATCTGGATCTGCACGACGCAAGGCGAGGCGACGCAACGAAGTCTGGCGCGGCTGCGCCGCTGGATAACATTACTGCTGGATGCGCCGACGCTGCGAATATGGCAGGCAGGGGGCACGGACGAATTGGCGACCCAGGAGGAATGCCGCCATGTGCAGGAATTGATCGTAAGGGCGACGCTGGCCGCGCACGAACACGCCCGGGGCGGCCAGGTGGCGTTGTCGCTGGCCGGCGGGCGCAAGACGATGAGCGCGGACATGCAATGGGCGGCCACCGTGTTCGGCTGCCAGGCCCTGTTGCATGTGATCGGGGCCGAATTCACGCAAATGCCGGAGTCGCTGAGGCGGGCCGAACCCGAGCTGTTCACCCGGGCGCTCGACGCCGAAGATGCCGCCGCGATCATGCCGCTGGTCGCCGGGCAAACCCAGCGCAGCGATTTGTTGGACATCCGCATGGACGAGTGCCCGGCGGTGACGGCCAAGCTGTTTCCGCTGCCGTTGCCGGAGCCGGGCGGAACCATCGTCTGGCCGGCGCCCGAGCAATGGCTGGAGCGGGAACTGAAGCGGCGGGAAAAAACCGGCAGCCGCTTGCTGGGCAATTACTTTTTAGAATTGAGCCGCCAGGAAAAACACGAAAACTGGCGCGGCTTGTATCGCCTGTCGCCGCGCCTGATCAACCACCTCAGGGAAACGCCGTTGAGCGTGAACCAGCGCGCCTGGCTGGAGCGTCTGCCCAAGGCCGATCTGCACCGCCATTTGGGCGGCTGTTTGGATTTGTCGGCGCAACGCCGCGTAGGCCGGGCGCTGTGGACCTCCCTGGCGCGGCGGGAACGGGACGGGGCCCTGGCGGCGGTCGGTCCGTTGCTGCGCGAACGCGATAATCCCTGGCCGGAAAATTGGACGGCCAGGCTCAAAAAAAGCCCGAATCGTTCCCATTTGGCGGCGGCCTTGCTGGCCGAGGCCGGCGACGAGCAATTACTGCATAATCTGTGGGGCGTCACCGAACCGCGCGTGGCCCTTAAACACCGGCGGACATTTTCCGCCTATGAACAGCCGGGCGATTTGACCGGTTCGACGCTGCTATCGGCCAGGGCCGCCATTCCCGCCTATGCCGACGGCATCGTGCGGCAGTGCGCGGACGAAGGCCTGGCGTATGTCGAACTGCGCGGCAGCCCGCAAAAATACGGCGATGGGCTGGCCTTTCTCGATGACTTTTACCGCGCCCTGAGGCTGGCCCTGGCAAGCTTGCCAGGGCCAACGAAACCGGAATTCCGCTTTATCATCATCGCCGACCGGCGCGATCCGGCGGCCCTGCAACAAACGATTGCGTTGGCCGTGGCCGCGAAACAACGCTGGCCGGATTTCGTCGTCGGCCTGGACATGGCCGGGGACGAAGCGATACCGCTGACGGAAAATATCGGAAAGTGGTTTTTGCCGGCCTTCGAAGTTTGCCTGCCGATCACGATACACGCCGGCGAAGGCGAGTCGGCTTCGTCGATCTGGCAGGCCGCGTATCATTTGCATGCCGACCGCATCGGCCCCGGCCTGAGTTTGAACGATAATCCGGGGCTGGCCGAGCGCTTCCGCAACCGCGATATCTGTCTGGAGCTGTGCCCGACCTCCAATGTCGAAGTGGTCGGCTTCAAGGTGCCGGGCAATCCGCCTACCGAGGGTTATCCGGATTATCCGTTGATGTCGCTGTGGGACAAAGGTTTGCCGTTGACGCTGTGCACCGACAATCCCGGCATCAGCCGCACCAGCCTGAGCAACGAATACCTGCTCGCCGCGCGAATGAGCGAGGGTCGATTGAGCCTATGGGACACCCTGGCGATGATCAAGCAGGGATTCGTGCATGCTTTCCTGCCGGAACAGGAAAAAGAGGCATTGTTGAAACGCTGCGATGCCGATATTTACCGCGATTTGACCGAAAATCCGTTGTAG
- a CDS encoding CopG family ribbon-helix-helix protein: MAQSKNKVLTAHVPLPLAEKVDQMAERLERSRGWIVKQALSAWLSQEEERERLTREAFADVDAGNVIDHQAVQAWADSLDTDKTLPPPR; the protein is encoded by the coding sequence ATGGCCCAATCTAAAAACAAAGTGTTAACAGCGCATGTGCCGCTTCCACTGGCCGAAAAAGTCGATCAGATGGCGGAGCGATTGGAGCGATCGCGCGGATGGATCGTGAAGCAAGCGTTATCGGCCTGGCTCAGTCAAGAGGAAGAGCGCGAACGATTGACACGCGAAGCCTTTGCCGACGTGGATGCCGGAAATGTTATAGACCATCAGGCAGTACAGGCCTGGGCTGATAGTTTGGATACCGACAAAACTTTGCCGCCGCCTCGTTGA
- a CDS encoding type II toxin-antitoxin system RelE/ParE family toxin, with protein sequence MELKWTSKALSDLVRLYEFLGPVNKSAAARIVQTLTNAPTTLLINPRIGEQLFEFEPREVRRLLVGYYEIRYEIQESAIYVLRLWHTREDR encoded by the coding sequence ATGGAACTGAAGTGGACCAGTAAAGCGCTTTCCGACTTAGTGCGTCTTTACGAGTTTCTGGGGCCTGTGAACAAATCGGCCGCGGCGCGGATTGTTCAGACATTAACTAATGCTCCGACAACCTTGCTAATCAATCCGCGTATCGGCGAACAACTTTTCGAGTTTGAGCCGCGCGAGGTCAGACGGTTGCTTGTTGGGTATTACGAGATACGCTACGAGATTCAGGAATCGGCTATCTACGTGTTGCGCTTATGGCATACCCGAGAGGATCGCTGA